From Salvelinus sp. IW2-2015 unplaced genomic scaffold, ASM291031v2 Un_scaffold3649, whole genome shotgun sequence, the proteins below share one genomic window:
- the LOC112067741 gene encoding uncharacterized protein, which yields MALKGYTKQKNKTNSPYYLENILETNEHPEDHKEYVMFHGTTKEATELIKKNGFTPSREELGPGVYVSRDIGKAIKYPLGVSNNKRRVLKVKVDVGKVKIIDQQDHPMQKTWHTEHXYDTAWVPPGVSMVLSNQQGNCVYDPKRIKVMQVMKVKESNISRBRHLQSGVTPEDSHVYVMYHGTSKQAAVEIQRHGFTPSTDGMLGAGVYVSRDIRKAIKYPIGADDSDKMVLKVKVDVGKVKIIDVQGHDRQYDWHTHGYDTAWVPPGVDMVPSNQQENCVBDPKRIKVMALLKVAILKKLNPSLEVEA from the exons ATGGCTTTGAAGGGATACACcaagcagaaaaacaaaacaaattcacCATACTACTTAGAAAACATTCTTGAGACCAATGAGCATCCAGAGGATCACAAAGAATATGTGATGTTCCACGGCACCACAAAAGAGGCTACAGAGTTGATAAAGAAGAATGGTTTCACACCATCAAGAGAAGAACTTGGGCCTGGTGTGTATGTCAGTCGAGACATAGGGAAAGCAATTAAATACCCCCTTGGTGTTTCCAACAATAAGAGAAGAGTACTAAAAGTCAAAGTGGATGTAGGGAAGGTTAAAATCATAGATCAACAGGATCACCCCATGCAGAAGACCTGGCATACCGAGCATGYATATGACACCGCCTGGGTTCCCCCAGGGGTCAGTATGGTGCTGAGCAACCAACAGGGGAACTGTGTCTACGACCCAAAGAGAATCAAAGTCATGCAGGTCATGAAAGTAAAAGAAAGCAACAT ATCTAGARACCGTCATCTTCAGAGTGGAGTCACCCCTGAGGACAGCCACGTCTACGTGATGTATCATGGAACATCAAAACAGGCTGCAGTAGAAATACAGAGACATGGCTTCACACCATCCACAGATGGCATGCTTGgtgcaggtgtctatgtcagtcGAGACATCAGAAAAGCCATCAAATACCCCATTGGTGCTGATGACTCAGACAAGATGGTTCTGAAAGTYAAGGTGGATGTTGGCAAGGTTAAGATCATTGATGTGCAGGGTCACGACAGGCAATACGACTGGCACACACATGGGTATGACACTGCCTGGGTTCCACCTGGTGTTGACATGGTGCCGAGCAACCAACAGGAGAACTGTGTCRACGACCCAAAGAGAATCAAAGTCATGGCATTGCTGAAAGTGGCCATCTTGAAAAA GTTAAACCCGTCACTGGAGGTGGAGGCTTGA